The Lathyrus oleraceus cultivar Zhongwan6 chromosome 5, CAAS_Psat_ZW6_1.0, whole genome shotgun sequence genome includes the window aaaaataattataaattacATAAGTTATGTGACATCATCAATTTACATTCTCTCTAGAATAGCTTTGAATTTCTAAGAACAGCTTATCATGTTCCAAATGAACAAGAAAAACAGCACAATcaacaattaaacaaaaaatacaATAAACATTGGATACAACTACTAAAAAAATAACTCTAGTTTAGTttcctttattcaacattttACAAGAAGCAATTTCCAAGTTGATGGAAGAAGGTAGAGATGTGCCATTTTTTAGCTCAATTTCTGCTATACCTTTGGAGTGTGTTAGTGCTTTCAAGACGGTTTATTATTGCTTCCTTTACTCATGCATCTTTGTTATAACTTGATCAGTCATATGGAAATTTTGTTTCAACATTTTCGAGTTGATTTTCTACAACTACATCAGAAAGAATACTTCTAATTCAATTTTGCTTGAGCACTGTCTTCTTTGTCGGCTGCTAGTGAACTGCTCTCGATTGGTTTGGTTGCTGGTGGAGATGACTTTCGGAAAACGAGATTCAATTGGTCTTGATTTACATCAACtatatcatactcagataacaggTCCATGAATTCATTAAGCAATCTCTGGACTTTTCTGTTTGACGCCATCGATGGAAGAATATCTTCTCTAAGAAGCTTGTGTTTCCTCATTCCCTGCAAAGATCAAGCAAAAAAAGTTTGAGATCATGATGCGTTTGACCAATTAGGTTTTGTTGGTTAATAGAGATTCCAGCATCTTGTTAAAGTTTTGACATGTTTTTAAAGAAATGTGGGAAGTTGGAGCTTGAAGCTTACAAGGACAAAAGGATTCCATGCTAAGTTATTTGAATCTGAAGATGGTTCCTCGGCCATCCCTGTTGGAGGCCCAAGGAAACTCTCGCAAACTTCCCGTAATCGAGATTCATCAGCTTCTCTGCAATCATTTCATAATTATTATTTAGTCTGCAATAATCCACAATCACAAAGACAACAAGATATGCATGTATATGTATAATTACAACAAAGTAATCCATCTGGTCCTTTCTTATTATAAGAGAAAACAGAAAACATCAAAACCGATGAAACTATTCATTGTTGCAACCTTTTGAATGTTTAGTCAAGTTAAATACACTCAATAATATTTAAGAAGAAAACAAAATGATTGTGTGTTTAATGCAAGAACACTAAGGTGCTTAAATTGCACTAAGAAAAATCTAAACAAAAAATCGAAGAATTATACCTTGCAAGAAAGCGTACGTAGGACAATAGGCATTGGCGATATTCATTGGGAGATCCCAAAGCCAAGGAAGAAGCCAATTGAGCTTCCAAATGAGCACGTGTCTGCACTCCATCATCAGTAACTCTGTCAAGATATTTGTATTTAGTAAGGGTTCCTTTCAACGATAAAAAATCGAATAAAAGTGGGTATGAAGAAAATAAATACAGAACATGAGGTCAGAGATGTAGATAACAAACACATTCTTTCTTTTTTTCAAAGCAAAAATTGAAAGTGTAAATACATCATTATGAGTTACTGACACCCCAACAACATAACAATCGATAACAATCACATTCTATACTACAGTTCAACTAGAAAAATGGAATATTGACTACAGGCTGCTTAAAAAATAGATGACAATCAATACACACACACCTTGTCCAACCAGGCTTTCGAGCCAAATATTTTCTAAGATCAACCTGTAAAGCAGCCAGCTCACCACTTTGAATCGAACCCAAACTCCAAGAGCTGGCAAAATTTGATGCAGGGAAGCAATCATCTGCAACCCTAAGCCAACACTTGACACTCATGTCAAATAGGAAAGCATGGCGCGTGGCCAACACAACAAGAGGGGAACCAGATTTTGATAGCTTTGCAGATATAACTTTAATAGTCCCTGCAAAGAAATGGTGAAATTCAAAAAGATCAGAGTCACCAAATACGATTAAAATTGTTGAGAAATTCAAGGAAAGTTGCCTTCGTATCTAACAACTGTACTGTACGTAAAATATATGATACCTGCATCTTTAGTGGATGAGTTCAGACTTGAAGCAACTAAAGAAGTCAAAGAATCTTGAAGGAGACAAGTTCGGTTGAATAAATCCCATAAATAAAGGGATCCTTTTCTTGTCACCAGCATCAATGTCCAGCACTCGTCACAGTCTACAAATGTTGCAGATGACCCCATCATCATGGTAGGCATTGCTCGTCTCCCACACTTTGTGTAAATCTTCTCAAATGGAAGCAAAAGACAGAAAGTGGAGATAGCATAAGATCTTTACTCATATATTGTGCCCATAGTTTTAAAATCTCAGAGATTTAGAACCATGTACACCACACATTCTATACAAATTAGCTATTTTTCACTCCAAACACAGAAGCAAACTTATTTGAATTGAGACTTAAATATCAATAAAGGGTGGTCAGTACAACTGCCACAGCTAACTATGCGACCACAACCTACAGATTTATATCAGAAAATTTGTAGTAAAAGAAGACCATTTATACACATAATAATTGCAGAAAAGCAATTTACCTGCAGACATCCATCTTCACACCCAACTGCCCAGAAATTTGCATTGCCAGCTAAAACAGTGACTTTTCCTGATATCCTATCAGACCAAAGTGTTTGAGCATCCCTTGTGCATACAATTTCTGTTTCTTTCATCATTGACGTATTTCCCAGCCCTACAATATCATTTACAGTGTGTTCTCTTGGGCGCGCTTCCAAAAGAAGAGGTGGAGAATCTTCCCCTCCTTTCTTATCAAATACTCTAATAGAAAGTTTAGCATTACAAGCAGCTAAAGAACTAGAATTTGTTGAATTGCCCAACTGCTGAACATCGATGCTTCCATCACCAGCAGAATCTGGAACTTTCTCAATTATCAGGCCCTCGGAAATTGTGGCTCTAGCGGTAATCCCTGAGCGTTCTTTTGAATCTGAATGCCTGATATGCAGTCCCCCTAATGTACTTGCTCTCATGTCATCATCATTAGGTATAGCTCTGTCAGAATCCTTTCTGTGTTCAGAAGAGACAAGAGGAAAACCAAGTGCTTGCGGAGCTGCACCAGATATGTTTTCTTGTTGAACAGGCACTCCAACTACTTCAGGAATAATCCTTTTACGGCCATCAGCGCGTCTATACTCTTTTTGCTTAACGGGCCTAGAAACTTGAGAAGAGGTTGTAAGCATGTTTGATTTATCCCCTACAGGACCTCCACTCTTCTTATTATTATCAACTTGAGGCTTGGAATTCTTTATAGCATCCCCTGCACTAACACAAGCCTTTGCCGTTGTCTTGTTTTGTTGAACATCAGAAACCACCTTCTTGCTAGATGTTTGTTTGGTAGAAGCTGCTTCTAGAAGTAACTGTGCCGGACATTCTGCTAAGTTTACTTTACGACCATTCACATCACCGTAACGACTTCTCTTCAACTCATCCAGTTCAGCATCACCTAATATCTGACCAAGTTCCTTTACATCAAAATGAAATTTAGCTACAGATCCCTCCAAGGAACATGCAAAAAGTGAATATCCATCAGGGCTCCTGTTTCAAAAGGGAAAAAAGAGAGAACTCGATCAGAGAAATAATAAAGTTAAAATATTATATATAGCACAACGTATCAAATGCAACAATTCCAGATGAAGAGAAATACCAGGATAAATCCACAACACTTTGAGTAAAAAAATGCTTGGCCACAAATAGAGGACGGGGACTTGCAGTAGTCCACACTGTTACAGTCCGATCCTGACTTCCAATGGCAATTACATTGTAAGGTTGTGGTTCTGTGCATCCAGTCTTGGAAGCACCGTTGGTCCACCCGGCAGGTTCAGACTTCACTTCTTGAGTATTAGATGAATTCTTTCTGAACATAAAATGGTTGAACTTAACCACAATGATCGGAGCATTGTGCCCTAAGAAATCAAATGTTGCAGACCATTCCCCTCTTTCAAGAACGGGAGCAGAATGCCTCGGCTTCTTGAAACCGTGAGTAGTGGTAATGAAATGACCACAAGGAGACCACCCAAGCCGCCTGAAAAAGGTTGATCCAAGCtgaaaaaaaaaaggaaatgTTGATTAGGAAATAGAAAGTTGAAT containing:
- the LOC127086608 gene encoding protein HIRA isoform X1; amino-acid sequence: MIAEKPSWVRHEGMQIFSIDVQPGGLRFATGGGDHKVRVWNMKSFSTDMESCDSSQRLLATMRDHFGSVNCVRWAKHGRFVASGSDDQAILIHERKPGSGTTEFGSGEPPDIENWKVTMTLRGHSADVVDLNWSPDDSSLASGSLDNTIHVWNMNNGICTAVLRGHSSLVKGVAWDPIGSFIASQSDDKTVIIWRTSDWSLAHKTDGHWSKSLGSTFFRRLGWSPCGHFITTTHGFKKPRHSAPVLERGEWSATFDFLGHNAPIIVVKFNHFMFRKNSSNTQEVKSEPAGWTNGASKTGCTEPQPYNVIAIGSQDRTVTVWTTASPRPLFVAKHFFTQSVVDLSWSPDGYSLFACSLEGSVAKFHFDVKELGQILGDAELDELKRSRYGDVNGRKVNLAECPAQLLLEAASTKQTSSKKVVSDVQQNKTTAKACVSAGDAIKNSKPQVDNNKKSGGPVGDKSNMLTTSSQVSRPVKQKEYRRADGRKRIIPEVVGVPVQQENISGAAPQALGFPLVSSEHRKDSDRAIPNDDDMRASTLGGLHIRHSDSKERSGITARATISEGLIIEKVPDSAGDGSIDVQQLGNSTNSSSLAACNAKLSIRVFDKKGGEDSPPLLLEARPREHTVNDIVGLGNTSMMKETEIVCTRDAQTLWSDRISGKVTVLAGNANFWAVGCEDGCLQIYTKCGRRAMPTMMMGSSATFVDCDECWTLMLVTRKGSLYLWDLFNRTCLLQDSLTSLVASSLNSSTKDAGTIKVISAKLSKSGSPLVVLATRHAFLFDMSVKCWLRVADDCFPASNFASSWSLGSIQSGELAALQVDLRKYLARKPGWTRVTDDGVQTRAHLEAQLASSLALGSPNEYRQCLLSYVRFLAREADESRLREVCESFLGPPTGMAEEPSSDSNNLAWNPFVLGMRKHKLLREDILPSMASNRKVQRLLNEFMDLLSEYDIVDVNQDQLNLVFRKSSPPATKPIESSSLAADKEDSAQAKLN
- the LOC127086608 gene encoding protein HIRA isoform X2 → MNNGICTAVLRGHSSLVKGVAWDPIGSFIASQSDDKTVIIWRTSDWSLAHKTDGHWSKSLGSTFFRRLGWSPCGHFITTTHGFKKPRHSAPVLERGEWSATFDFLGHNAPIIVVKFNHFMFRKNSSNTQEVKSEPAGWTNGASKTGCTEPQPYNVIAIGSQDRTVTVWTTASPRPLFVAKHFFTQSVVDLSWSPDGYSLFACSLEGSVAKFHFDVKELGQILGDAELDELKRSRYGDVNGRKVNLAECPAQLLLEAASTKQTSSKKVVSDVQQNKTTAKACVSAGDAIKNSKPQVDNNKKSGGPVGDKSNMLTTSSQVSRPVKQKEYRRADGRKRIIPEVVGVPVQQENISGAAPQALGFPLVSSEHRKDSDRAIPNDDDMRASTLGGLHIRHSDSKERSGITARATISEGLIIEKVPDSAGDGSIDVQQLGNSTNSSSLAACNAKLSIRVFDKKGGEDSPPLLLEARPREHTVNDIVGLGNTSMMKETEIVCTRDAQTLWSDRISGKVTVLAGNANFWAVGCEDGCLQIYTKCGRRAMPTMMMGSSATFVDCDECWTLMLVTRKGSLYLWDLFNRTCLLQDSLTSLVASSLNSSTKDAGTIKVISAKLSKSGSPLVVLATRHAFLFDMSVKCWLRVADDCFPASNFASSWSLGSIQSGELAALQVDLRKYLARKPGWTRVTDDGVQTRAHLEAQLASSLALGSPNEYRQCLLSYVRFLAREADESRLREVCESFLGPPTGMAEEPSSDSNNLAWNPFVLGMRKHKLLREDILPSMASNRKVQRLLNEFMDLLSEYDIVDVNQDQLNLVFRKSSPPATKPIESSSLAADKEDSAQAKLN